ATCCGCATACCAAAGATACAGATATTGCTTATGCTGTATTTTATCATCCGGAGAAAAAGATGTCTGTTTATCCGACCCGCCCATTAAGAAGTAAATTGGAGCTTGAGCTTGATTTACCGGGCATGTTTCTCGGTGAAGTTCATGGATGGCTTTTCTTTGGTTCAGCAGATCGTAAACTGGTCTCTCATACCCAGTATCTGGGTAAGGTAACAGTGATCGCTTAATTTTTGAGATCCCCCGGAAGATTGATCAGATCCCCGGGGGATCTTTTAGTTAACGGACAGCAGTTTTGAACTCGTATTTATAGGAATAATGTAAAATATGATGCTTTTTTGAGATGCTGTAAAAGGGCAGATAGGAAAAAGGGAAATAAAACGTTTAAATTTATATCGGATATACTTATAACAGAGATAAATGACTGAGAAAAAATCACACTGGGAAAACGTCTATAATTCAAAACAGCCTGATCAGGTAAGCTGGACTCAGGATATTCCGCAAACTTCCCTTGACTTTATTAATAATTTTAACCTTCCTAAAACTGCCAGTGTTATTGATATTGGTGGTGGTGACAGCAAACTGGTTGATTTTTTACTGGAACAGGGATACCAGGATATTACAGTACTGGATATTTCTGAAAAAGCATTGGAAAAAGCCAAAGACAGATTGGGCGATAAAGCCCGGACTGTGAAGTGGGTTGTTTCGGACATTACTGAATTTAAACCTGCCCGGAATTTTGATATCTGGCATGACAGAGCGACTTTCCACTTTCTGACTACAGAAAACCAAATCGGTAAATATCTGGACATTGCCCAAAAATCAGTTACCGGATATATGACTATTGGTACTTTTTCTGAAAACGGACCTGAAAAATGCAGTGGCCTTAAAATTAAACGTTATTCTGAAGAGGCTTTGCAGGGACAATTAGATAAGGGCTTTGAAAAAATCCGCTGTATTACCGAAGATCATACTACACCATTTAATACAACACAGAATTTCCTGTTTTGCAGTTTCCTGAAAAAAGGAGCCTGACCCAATTCATTTGATATGCTGTTTCCTATATTTAGATGGGGGTATTTTAGTCACCATTTTGAATTGTTTACTAAAATGCGCCCAGCTATTGTAGCCACTGTCATAACAGATGTCCAGAACAGGCCGGTTGGTTTCTCTTAAAAGTTTACAGGCATGGCCGATTCTGATCTCTTTGATAAAATCAAAATAGCTTTTCTTAATGTTCCGTTTAAAA
This portion of the Pedobacter lusitanus genome encodes:
- a CDS encoding class I SAM-dependent methyltransferase, which gives rise to MTEKKSHWENVYNSKQPDQVSWTQDIPQTSLDFINNFNLPKTASVIDIGGGDSKLVDFLLEQGYQDITVLDISEKALEKAKDRLGDKARTVKWVVSDITEFKPARNFDIWHDRATFHFLTTENQIGKYLDIAQKSVTGYMTIGTFSENGPEKCSGLKIKRYSEEALQGQLDKGFEKIRCITEDHTTPFNTTQNFLFCSFLKKGA